A stretch of the Actinoalloteichus fjordicus genome encodes the following:
- the cofC gene encoding 2-phospho-L-lactate guanylyltransferase, which produces MGTGVDLLVPVKMLHSAKSRLLGAADGGVGDRARHAQLVVALLLDTMSAARGADGVRRVIAVTSDLVVSAAVLAEGHTVLAEPPEGGLNTALRHGSEQLLAADSSVRVGALQADLPALRSDDLAEALVEAGAGRAFCADRQGTGTTMLIAASGSPLRPEFGVGSAARHAGSGAAPLAGRRPTLRCDVDTEDDLREAARLGLGEHTRAVLAARCHRDRHAC; this is translated from the coding sequence GTGGGCACCGGAGTAGACCTGCTGGTCCCGGTCAAGATGCTTCACTCGGCGAAGTCCCGACTCCTCGGGGCGGCTGACGGCGGCGTCGGAGACCGAGCCAGGCACGCACAGTTGGTGGTGGCGTTGCTCTTGGACACCATGTCGGCGGCGCGAGGCGCTGACGGGGTGCGCAGGGTCATCGCGGTGACCTCGGACCTGGTGGTCTCGGCTGCCGTGCTCGCCGAGGGGCACACGGTGCTCGCGGAGCCGCCGGAGGGCGGGCTGAACACCGCACTCCGACACGGCAGCGAGCAGCTGCTCGCGGCCGATTCCTCGGTGCGAGTCGGCGCGCTACAGGCCGATCTGCCCGCGCTGCGCTCCGACGACCTGGCCGAGGCACTGGTCGAGGCGGGAGCGGGACGCGCCTTCTGCGCCGACCGGCAGGGCACCGGCACGACGATGCTGATCGCGGCGTCCGGTTCGCCGCTGCGCCCCGAGTTCGGCGTGGGCTCGGCCGCCCGGCATGCCGGGTCGGGTGCGGCGCCGCTGGCGGGCCGACGTCCGACGCTGCGCTGCGACGTCGACACCGAGGACGATCTTCGCGAGGCGGCGAGGCTGGGACTCGGCGAGCACACCAGGGCGGTGCTGGCCGCGCGCTGCCACCGGGACCGCCACGCCTGCTGA